The following nucleotide sequence is from Aspergillus luchuensis IFO 4308 DNA, chromosome 1, nearly complete sequence.
cctacctacctaccttcCAACCCCAGTACTCACAACTACCACAGTAGCAGAAAGAggcgtcgtcttcttccgcgCCCAGCACAACCTAACCAACGACCTCCAAAAACAGCTCATCCTCCAAATGGGCCACCTCACCACTCGACCCGCCACCCACGGCCTACACATCCACCCCGTAACCAACGACTCACGGGAATTCGGCGACCCCGACCCCGAAATCAGCACGATCAACTCCGAAGGACGGAAGAAACTCTACAAGGGATCGGATTATACCCGTATGGCGGCGGTCTGGCATAGTGATATTGCGTTTGAGAAGGCACCGGCGGATTTCTCCAGTCTTAGGTTGACGCAGTTGCCTGTTACCGGGGGTGATACGTTGTGGGCTTCCGGGTATGAGGTTTATGATCGGATAAGTAAGCCCTATAGGGGGTTCTTGGAGGGGTTGAGTGCTACCcatgttggggaggggtttAAGAGGATGGGGGTTAAGGTCTatgagggggagaggggcgCGCCGGTTAATGTGGGGGATGAGTTGGAGGCCGTGCATCCGGTATGACCTTTTTCGTTGATTGCTGGGGTATGAGAGGGTCGCTGATTGTTGGGATAGGTTGTTAGGACGAATCCGATTACGGGGTGGAAGTCGGTCTTCCCGATTGGTATGGTTATGTCGTTAGTGGGTGTGAGGGTGAAAATGATGTGTGCTAATATGAATAGGGGCCTTTCCGAGCAAGATTAATGAGTTGAATCGGAGGGAGAGTGCGAATATGCTGCAGTACTTTCATGATCTGATTACCTATGGTCATGATCTGCAGGTGCGGTTCAAGTGGAATGAGCCGAATGATATTGGTATGTTGTATACTCCTTGGACTCATGCAGATACTGACGATATAGCCATCTGGGATAATCGCAGCGTGTTCCATACGGCCACTGGTGATCACGAGGGTTTTGGGCCTAGAAGTGGCAATCGCGCAGTCGGTGTGGGTGAGGTGCCTTACTTTGATCCTGAGAGTAagtcgaggagggaggatcTGGGGATTGAAGATACGCTGTCTCCGGCTCATTTGTAGTTATTTTCATTACTATGTCGGGATTGGGTATCTTTTAGTTACTATCTACTCCGGAGTAAACCAGTTTAGCCCATCAGACATGTCCATGCTTAACAGGTCGTTTGACCATATCTCCGGGAACATGTCGCTAAATGTATGCCAGATGTCGGGTGTGTCTCCTGCTGCAGATCCCTGCCCATATGGATCGTGTCCAGTTAACCCTCCCATAGGGGGCAACGGATACTGAAAGTCGAGCCATCCTGCTGAGAAATGAGAATTCCCAGTCGTCACGTCGGTCTGTGCGCTCACACTCTCAGAATGTGGTGTGGGAATAACGTCCTCGGTATGGGAATCACTTAGCATAGGATCGGCCTTGGCCGCATCATTGACAGATTCCATCACGCGGTTGATGATCATCTCCAGCCCGTCTCGGTACTTCTTCAGACTAGGATTTCTCTCCGCCATAACGAATAGCGCAGAAGAACAGGCTCTCAGATCATTTGACACGGCTACTGTCCACAGTTGAGGGGCTCGGAAGAGGCAAAGGCTATCTCGTTAGTTCTGGTTCTATTGTattggaagaaagggaacTGCTCACCAGATAGTCAATCCAGCCATATACAGCGAGTTAACTAGGAGAAAGGAGTACCCAGATGAATCGCGCTGTCGCAGCCGCTTGAAACACTGACACATCTGCCCTGACGCGTACAAGCATTTTTCAATCAGGGGATCCCCCCGCGGTAAGACTCCCACGAACCGCTGAATGAGCATCCGAATGGCGTTGTTCCAGTGCATATGGACAAaatcgtcttcttctggtgCCATTGCCGGCAGCGATATTTCGAATTCCTCCAACGCAGCAAGCAGCGGAGTTGTCTCCGGGACTAGCGTTGCGATGTTCTTATCAGTCCGATAAACCCGGGTATGAATCTGTGACATGATGCGTTGCAACTGCGCTAAAGCAATAAATCTCCGAAGCTTCCTTCCACGCGCCGGCTCACGCGGAGCCACTGAGCCCTGCAAAGCCTGCTCAACCAGCTCGTCGCTGGTACACGAATCATCCAGATCCGCTGGAGCATGGACATCAATATCCTCCTCGGGAACACTGAACGGCCGTCCCAAAGACCAGGCCACATATCGCTCAACCAGGTAGACAGACCAGAACAATCGCCGGCGCATCTGCCCTTCATACGGTCGCATCTTCTGATACTGAGATTCGCGGTGCAAACCTAGATCAATACAGATGCGCATGGCTAGACCTATCAGATACCATACTCTCGTGGCAGACGATGTTCGCATGTGATAGAGGACGAGTAACATGAGTGCTTCAATGTTCATGTAGGACTGCGATTCCCCGAGGACAGATTCCAGCTGTAGTGCCATGGCTACAAACGCGCTCGGGGCCGTGGAGTCGTAGGTCTCAGTCATCTGTAGAATAGCTGCGCCAATGGCGTATACCATGAATAGTTTGAACCGTGCAGCCTCGCTCATTTGATCTGACGGGGACTTTCGTACGGTCGCATGCAATTGCATCAGTTCCGCACGATCAAGAAACGGGAGACGGGTATGCATGTCTTTGAAATAGGCATTCAGGGGCGCAGACCAACAGCCTCGCTCGGTAATGCGGTGCTGGCTGCGGTTCTCTCGCAATCCGGcggaggttggtggtgactGCCATTGATGGGGATGGACCTCAGCCAGACGGCGTTTTGCACCAGACGGCCCAGATCTTCTGCGATGGACATTCCTGACGAGGGTCCTAGGTAAGCCAGGTTGTCGCTCCCCTCCTGGCTCATTGCCATCATTGAGACCACT
It contains:
- a CDS encoding TauD/TfdA dioxygenase family protein (COG:I;~EggNog:ENOG410PMTP;~InterPro:IPR042098,IPR003819;~PFAM:PF02668;~go_function: GO:0016491 - oxidoreductase activity [Evidence IEA];~go_process: GO:0055114 - oxidation-reduction process [Evidence IEA]) produces the protein MPQRIHSTGSLDAFNPILVTPVIGTEFPKDSCNIVDDILNAPNAEQRIRDLAVLVAERGVVFFRAQHNLTNDLQKQLILQMGHLTTRPATHGLHIHPVTNDSREFGDPDPEISTINSEGRKKLYKGSDYTRMAAVWHSDIAFEKAPADFSSLRLTQLPVTGGDTLWASGYEVYDRISKPYRGFLEGLSATHVGEGFKRMGVKVYEGERGAPVNVGDELEAVHPVVRTNPITGWKSVFPIGAFPSKINELNRRESANMLQYFHDLITYGHDLQVRFKWNEPNDIAIWDNRSVFHTATGDHEGFGPRSGNRAVGVGEVPYFDPESKSRREDLGIEDTLSPAHL
- a CDS encoding fungal specific transcription factor domain-containing protein (COG:S;~EggNog:ENOG410PIT7;~InterPro:IPR007219;~PFAM:PF04082;~TransMembrane:3 (i31-49o99-116i309-331o);~go_function: GO:0003677 - DNA binding [Evidence IEA];~go_function: GO:0008270 - zinc ion binding [Evidence IEA];~go_process: GO:0006351 - transcription, DNA-templated [Evidence IEA]), which encodes MHTRLPFLDRAELMQLHATVRKSPSDQMSEAARFKLFMVYAIGAAILQMTETYDSTAPSAFVAMALQLESVLGESQSYMNIEALMLLVLYHMRTSSATRVWYLIGLAMRICIDLGLHRESQYQKMRPYEGQMRRRLFWSVYLVERYVAWSLGRPFSVPEEDIDVHAPADLDDSCTSDELVEQALQGSVAPREPARGRKLRRFIALAQLQRIMSQIHTRVYRTDKNIATLVPETTPLLAALEEFEISLPAMAPEEDDFVHMHWNNAIRMLIQRFVGVLPRGDPLIEKCLYASGQMCQCFKRLRQRDSSGYSFLLVNSLYMAGLTICLCLFRAPQLWTVAVSNDLRACSSALFVMAERNPSLKKYRDGLEMIINRVMESVNDAAKADPMLSDSHTEDVIPTPHSESVSAQTDVTTGNSHFSAGWLDFQYPLPPMGGLTGHDPYGQGSAAGDTPDIWHTFSDMFPEIWSNDLLSMDMSDGLNWFTPE